The following proteins are co-located in the Nitrospirota bacterium genome:
- the modB gene encoding molybdate ABC transporter permease subunit has translation MDLFPLYLTVKVSFIATVFTASIGLVLAWVLAKKVFIGKTVLDVLIMQPLVIPPTVLGYYLLSTFGLGSPIGRFLDDVLGIQIVFTWKGAVLAALVSSLPLFVKPAKAAIEGVGDDLEDAARLLGKTELYIFRTITLPIAWRGILAGVVMAFARATGEFGATLMVAGNIPGRTQTLPIAIYDAVQSGDAHTANVLVGIITLFSFLVLYIAERFTKGRF, from the coding sequence ATGGACCTTTTTCCTTTATATCTGACTGTCAAGGTCTCTTTCATTGCAACGGTCTTTACCGCCTCAATTGGCCTGGTGCTGGCCTGGGTCCTGGCAAAGAAGGTTTTTATCGGGAAGACTGTTCTCGATGTCCTGATAATGCAGCCTCTGGTGATTCCGCCGACTGTACTCGGTTACTATCTGTTAAGCACCTTTGGATTAGGGAGTCCCATCGGGAGGTTCCTTGATGATGTCCTGGGAATACAGATCGTGTTCACATGGAAGGGGGCCGTGCTGGCAGCATTAGTCTCATCCCTGCCGTTATTTGTAAAACCGGCTAAGGCCGCTATAGAGGGGGTCGGTGACGACCTTGAGGATGCCGCGCGCCTACTTGGTAAAACGGAGCTCTATATTTTCAGAACGATAACGCTGCCGATAGCGTGGCGCGGGATCCTGGCCGGAGTAGTGATGGCCTTCGCACGGGCTACAGGGGAGTTTGGCGCTACCCTCATGGTGGCCGGCAATATCCCGGGGAGGACACAGACCCTCCCGATTGCCATATACGATGCAGTACAGAGTGGAGACGCTCATACGGCCAATGTCCTTGTCGGCATCATTACGCTCTTTTCTTTTCTTGTGCTCTACATTGCAGAGAGGTTTACCAAAGGGAGATTTTGA
- the modA gene encoding molybdate ABC transporter substrate-binding protein has product MKWHTIKIRRSMMRQFLFSLIIAALPCIILPGNAAVAGERSITVAAASDLNFAFKDIAAVFEKETGIKVILSFGSTGMLAKQISGGAPFDLFFAADRKYLEDLSSNGHVIPSSVERYAQGVIVLAVNKSSGVEVRDLKHLLMPDIRNVAIANPEHAPYGRAAMEALKSAGLWDRLKEKLVYGENIRQTLQFIQTGNAQAGIVALSLANVPEITYAEIDPSLHNPIDQTTGIVKNSKDKEAAASFIRYVKGPFGSLVMKKYGFIIP; this is encoded by the coding sequence ATGAAATGGCACACCATAAAAATAAGGAGATCAATGATGCGTCAGTTTCTCTTTTCTTTGATCATTGCAGCCCTGCCATGCATAATACTACCGGGGAATGCGGCGGTTGCCGGTGAAAGAAGTATCACTGTAGCTGCAGCGTCAGACCTAAACTTTGCATTCAAAGACATAGCCGCGGTGTTTGAAAAAGAGACCGGTATTAAGGTTATATTGTCATTCGGTTCCACCGGCATGCTCGCAAAGCAGATCTCCGGGGGGGCTCCTTTTGATCTCTTCTTTGCTGCAGACCGTAAGTATCTTGAGGATTTGAGCAGCAATGGCCATGTCATTCCATCCTCTGTCGAGCGATATGCACAGGGGGTGATTGTACTCGCCGTAAATAAATCCTCTGGAGTAGAAGTCAGAGATTTGAAACACCTTTTGATGCCTGATATTAGAAATGTGGCGATTGCCAATCCGGAACATGCTCCATACGGAAGAGCGGCCATGGAGGCATTGAAATCAGCCGGTCTATGGGATAGACTGAAGGAAAAGCTTGTCTACGGGGAGAACATCAGGCAAACCCTTCAATTCATACAGACAGGTAATGCTCAGGCAGGGATAGTTGCTCTCTCTCTGGCAAATGTGCCGGAGATAACTTATGCAGAGATAGACCCTTCTCTTCATAATCCTATAGACCAGACCACGGGGATCGTGAAAAACTCTAAGGATAAGGAAGCAGCAGCATCTTTTATACGTTATGTGAAGGGGCCTTTCGGGAGTTTGGTCATGAAAAAATATGGTTTTATAATACCTTAA